A part of Solicola gregarius genomic DNA contains:
- a CDS encoding MFS transporter, whose protein sequence is MSATSSIPAQRQRARRPTGQLVGISLAYFMVLLDTTVLAVAEPTIMASLHTGVVGVGWATTIYTMALASALVFGGSLADRLGAHPVFIVGVVGFGVVSLACALAPNLALLLVFRTLLGLFAAAIIPSSLGLIASLYPEPGPRGRAISAWAAISGAAMAAGPILGGWLIAIDGWRAVFVINAPMALIVLALCRNQIASTRHSRTVSWLPHLGLAATLATATLAITQAGQRTWALAAVFSLIALGLGYGTTRIDRTSPAPIVPAVLRRNRAVWRGFGWAAAVNYALTTVIFSIPLLLHGTAQSAGATLLPMTLLVALNPLATGRLVTAYGPLLPIRLGFVAFPIGLGLAASALADGHQPFVLGLGLLLCGLGVSWTLPALVGFAVNHADPEAAGSVGGILNATRQVGATVAAAVSSVTLTQHHGNGTAAIPFVIAAIVCLLGLLSATMPSLSRAAGSPPGNDTDKAS, encoded by the coding sequence GTGTCCGCAACATCATCCATCCCGGCTCAACGCCAACGGGCCCGTCGACCGACCGGACAGCTCGTCGGCATCTCACTGGCCTATTTCATGGTGCTGCTGGACACCACGGTGCTCGCCGTTGCCGAGCCCACCATCATGGCCTCGCTCCACACCGGGGTGGTCGGCGTCGGCTGGGCCACCACGATCTATACGATGGCGTTGGCATCCGCATTGGTGTTCGGCGGGAGTCTCGCCGACCGTCTGGGTGCCCACCCGGTGTTCATCGTCGGAGTCGTTGGATTCGGCGTAGTGTCTCTGGCCTGCGCACTCGCGCCGAACCTCGCGCTCCTCCTCGTGTTCCGGACACTGCTCGGACTCTTTGCCGCGGCGATCATCCCGAGCTCGCTGGGCCTGATCGCCAGCCTGTATCCCGAGCCCGGACCCCGCGGACGAGCCATCAGCGCGTGGGCAGCCATCAGCGGTGCCGCCATGGCCGCCGGTCCCATCCTGGGCGGGTGGCTCATCGCCATCGACGGCTGGCGCGCCGTCTTCGTGATCAATGCCCCGATGGCGCTCATCGTGCTTGCCCTCTGCCGAAACCAGATCGCGAGCACGCGGCACAGCCGCACCGTGTCCTGGCTCCCCCATCTTGGGTTGGCGGCAACGCTCGCCACCGCAACGCTCGCGATCACCCAGGCTGGTCAACGGACCTGGGCCCTGGCGGCAGTGTTCAGTCTCATCGCCCTCGGGCTGGGGTACGGCACGACGAGGATCGACCGAACCTCGCCCGCACCGATCGTCCCGGCGGTCCTGCGCCGCAACCGTGCGGTGTGGAGGGGGTTCGGATGGGCTGCGGCAGTCAACTACGCGCTCACCACCGTGATCTTCTCCATCCCGCTCCTGCTCCACGGGACCGCACAGAGTGCGGGGGCGACGTTGCTGCCGATGACACTGCTGGTCGCACTGAACCCCTTGGCTACGGGCCGTCTCGTCACCGCCTATGGACCGCTACTGCCGATCCGGCTGGGCTTTGTCGCGTTCCCGATTGGCCTGGGCCTCGCAGCCTCGGCACTTGCCGACGGTCACCAGCCGTTCGTGCTCGGCCTCGGCCTTCTCCTCTGCGGGCTCGGCGTCTCGTGGACTCTGCCCGCACTGGTCGGGTTTGCCGTCAATCACGCTGATCCCGAAGCTGCCGGATCTGTCGGTGGCATCCTCAACGCCACTCGTCAGGTCGGTGCCACCGTCGCGGCCGCCGTCTCCAGCGTCACCCTGACCCAACACCACGGCAACGGCACGGCGGCCATCCCGTTCGTGATCGCGGCGATCGTCTGCCTGCTCGGGCTCCTCAGTGCCACGATGCCGAGTCTCTCCCGGGCAGCAGGATCACCTCCTGGCAACGACACGGACAAGGCGTCGTGA
- a CDS encoding matrixin family metalloprotease, with product MTVELRARRATVAIPAVLALSAGLLGAASADDPQDSEVSASANARKSKGYNILSKDEGYPYIARWNPCQKIHYKINARKSPRAGFVKDTLKAVKRLHRASGLRFTYQGRTKTVPNIHSPKRYKGKTDLVIAWTTPKKRQVLKNLGGWGGGYWWRVSKRTGKFTKGWVLLNSKYRYKYPKGFGKGPRGGYGTRGQLLMHELGHSMGLAHVERRSEIMFHYTYRRKAKWGNGDRKGLRKVGQPAGCIRSKAPNSAPVRSANPHEYADQG from the coding sequence GTGACCGTGGAGTTGCGAGCCCGCAGAGCGACCGTTGCCATCCCCGCCGTGCTTGCGTTGTCGGCCGGCCTGCTCGGGGCCGCTAGTGCGGACGACCCGCAAGACTCGGAGGTGTCCGCGAGCGCCAACGCGCGAAAGAGCAAGGGATACAACATCCTGTCCAAGGACGAGGGCTACCCCTACATCGCGCGCTGGAACCCGTGCCAGAAGATCCATTACAAGATCAACGCCCGCAAGTCGCCGCGTGCCGGCTTCGTCAAGGACACCTTGAAGGCCGTCAAGCGGCTCCATCGCGCGTCCGGCCTACGGTTCACGTACCAAGGGCGCACCAAGACCGTGCCGAACATCCACAGCCCGAAGCGGTACAAAGGCAAGACCGACCTGGTGATCGCGTGGACGACACCGAAGAAGCGCCAGGTGCTGAAGAACCTGGGCGGCTGGGGTGGCGGCTACTGGTGGCGGGTCAGCAAGAGGACGGGGAAGTTCACCAAGGGCTGGGTCCTACTCAACAGCAAGTACCGCTACAAGTACCCGAAGGGCTTCGGCAAGGGTCCGCGGGGCGGCTACGGTACGCGCGGGCAGCTGCTGATGCACGAGCTCGGTCATTCCATGGGGCTCGCGCACGTGGAGCGGCGTTCGGAAATCATGTTCCACTACACGTACCGCCGGAAGGCGAAGTGGGGCAACGGTGACCGGAAGGGCCTGCGGAAGGTCGGTCAGCCGGCCGGCTGTATCCGTTCGAAGGCACCCAACAGCGCACCCGTCCGGTCCGCCAACCCCCACGAGTACGCCGATCAGGGCTGA
- a CDS encoding ACT domain-containing protein — protein MSFLLRLELPDVPGSLGAVATALGEAGADIEAIEIVEHRDDGRAVDDVLLEMPTSMMPDSLVSACQAIDGVRVNWISRYPAGASLRMDLEAVEAMTGNPRKAVERLAESLPATFRADWAVAVGRRAGDVCLLAATSAAPEYVDEMAGWLDLERAERLPDVAEWRATVLAGAGVPGHDAVVVFGRRGGPEVLDSELARLGHLAGLASTISPASSPSA, from the coding sequence ATGTCCTTCCTGCTCCGCCTCGAGCTGCCCGATGTACCGGGGTCGCTCGGAGCCGTCGCGACCGCACTGGGTGAGGCCGGCGCCGACATCGAGGCGATCGAGATCGTCGAGCATCGCGACGACGGCCGCGCAGTCGACGACGTGCTGCTGGAGATGCCGACGTCGATGATGCCCGACTCGCTGGTCTCGGCGTGTCAGGCGATCGACGGGGTGCGCGTGAACTGGATCTCGCGCTATCCGGCCGGTGCCAGCCTGCGGATGGATCTCGAGGCGGTCGAGGCCATGACGGGCAACCCGCGCAAGGCGGTCGAACGGCTCGCCGAGTCGTTGCCGGCGACGTTCCGGGCCGACTGGGCGGTCGCCGTTGGTCGGCGTGCGGGTGACGTGTGTCTGCTCGCCGCGACCTCTGCCGCGCCGGAGTACGTCGACGAGATGGCCGGATGGCTCGATCTCGAACGCGCTGAACGGCTGCCCGACGTGGCCGAGTGGCGTGCAACCGTGCTCGCGGGCGCAGGCGTTCCGGGGCACGACGCCGTGGTGGTCTTCGGCCGTCGCGGCGGGCCGGAGGTACTCGACTCCGAGCTTGCCCGACTCGGTCATCTGGCCGGGCTTGCGTCGACGATCAGTCCCGCTTCTTCGCCTTCTGCGTGA
- a CDS encoding SDR family oxidoreductase produces the protein MSTDLTGKVAVVTGAARGIGAGVAKGLADRGAKIALIGLEPDELKRVADDLGEQHAWWEADVRDTDALTLAIDAAAEKFGRIDLVLANAGISSYGTVRQIDPEAWERVVDVNLTGVFRTLHAAIPHLEKTRGYALVVSSQAAFTPLAGLSPYNASKAGAEALALACRQEVMHLGIGVGVCHPSWVDTDIVRGAEADLPSFRETRKNLPWPANKTTTLDTCVQLICEGMIRRKRRVYVPREVVVSNLTRQLLVSGLVEPIVKRMAKRAVPRLEQEVEALGRSHSQHIPVTQKAKKRD, from the coding sequence ATGTCTACAGATCTCACCGGCAAGGTCGCGGTCGTCACCGGCGCAGCGCGCGGCATCGGGGCAGGCGTCGCGAAGGGGCTCGCCGATCGGGGCGCGAAGATCGCCCTGATCGGGTTGGAACCCGACGAGCTCAAGCGGGTCGCCGATGATCTCGGCGAGCAGCACGCCTGGTGGGAGGCCGACGTACGCGACACCGACGCGCTCACCCTCGCGATCGACGCCGCGGCGGAGAAGTTCGGCCGCATCGACCTCGTACTCGCGAATGCCGGCATCTCCAGCTACGGCACCGTCCGCCAGATCGATCCCGAGGCGTGGGAGCGCGTCGTCGATGTCAACCTCACCGGCGTCTTCCGTACGCTCCACGCGGCGATCCCCCACCTCGAGAAGACCCGCGGCTACGCACTCGTCGTCTCGTCGCAGGCAGCGTTCACTCCCCTTGCGGGCCTGTCTCCGTACAACGCCAGCAAGGCCGGGGCCGAGGCCCTCGCGCTCGCGTGCCGCCAGGAGGTGATGCACCTCGGCATCGGTGTCGGCGTCTGTCACCCGTCGTGGGTCGACACCGACATCGTGCGCGGCGCGGAGGCCGATCTACCCAGCTTCCGCGAAACCCGCAAGAACCTGCCGTGGCCCGCCAACAAGACGACGACGCTCGACACGTGCGTGCAGCTGATCTGCGAGGGCATGATCCGGCGCAAGCGCCGCGTGTACGTCCCCCGCGAGGTCGTCGTCTCGAACCTCACCCGCCAGCTCCTCGTCTCCGGTCTCGTCGAGCCGATAGTCAAGCGAATGGCCAAGCGCGCCGTACCTCGGCTGGAGCAAGAGGTCGAGGCGCTCGGCCGCTCGCACTCGCAGCACATCCCGGTCACGCAGAAGGCGAAGAAGCGGGACTGA
- a CDS encoding 1,4-dihydroxy-2-naphthoyl-CoA synthase, with protein sequence MSDVSSVSETFDPDAWKPVAGFESLTDLTYHRAVDQGTVRIAFDRPDVLNAFRPHTVDELLSVLDHARTSADVGCVLLTGNGPSPKNGKRAFCTGGDQRIRGKEGYQYETEHGGAAGEQPNPIDKARTARLHILEAQRVIRFMPKVVICLVNGWAAGGGHSLHVVCDLTIASREHGRFKQTDADVGSFDGGFGSAYLARQVGQKFAREIFFLGQEYSADDGVRMGAVNRAVPHDELESTALEWGRLINGKSPTAQRMLKYAFNLIDDGLVGQQLFAGETTRLAYMTDEAQEGRDQFLEKRDPDWSDYPWYY encoded by the coding sequence ATGAGCGACGTGTCCTCCGTTTCCGAGACCTTCGACCCCGATGCCTGGAAGCCGGTCGCCGGTTTCGAGTCACTCACCGACCTGACGTACCACCGTGCCGTCGACCAGGGCACCGTACGCATCGCGTTCGACCGACCGGATGTGCTCAATGCCTTCCGGCCACACACGGTCGACGAGCTGCTGAGCGTGCTCGACCATGCGCGTACGTCCGCCGACGTCGGGTGCGTACTGCTCACCGGCAACGGCCCGAGCCCGAAGAACGGCAAGCGGGCGTTCTGCACCGGCGGGGATCAGCGCATCCGCGGCAAGGAGGGATATCAGTACGAGACGGAGCACGGCGGTGCCGCCGGCGAGCAGCCGAACCCGATCGACAAGGCACGGACGGCACGCCTGCACATCCTCGAGGCGCAACGCGTGATCCGGTTCATGCCGAAGGTGGTCATCTGCCTGGTCAATGGCTGGGCGGCCGGCGGCGGGCACAGCCTGCACGTCGTCTGCGACCTGACCATTGCAAGCCGCGAGCACGGGCGGTTCAAGCAGACCGATGCCGACGTCGGGTCGTTCGACGGCGGGTTCGGCTCGGCGTACCTCGCGCGTCAGGTCGGGCAGAAGTTCGCCCGCGAGATCTTCTTCCTCGGCCAGGAGTACTCGGCCGACGACGGCGTCCGGATGGGCGCGGTCAACCGTGCCGTCCCGCATGACGAGCTCGAGTCGACCGCGCTCGAGTGGGGCCGGCTGATCAACGGCAAGAGCCCGACCGCGCAGCGGATGCTCAAGTACGCCTTCAACCTGATCGACGACGGGCTGGTCGGGCAGCAGCTCTTCGCCGGTGAGACTACCCGGCTCGCGTACATGACCGACGAGGCGCAGGAGGGGCGCGACCAGTTTCTCGAGAAGCGCGACCCCGACTGGTCGGACTACCCCTGGTACTACTGA
- a CDS encoding ISL3-like element ISPfr2 family transposase, with product MSDATPPAGFGRPDLTAFARLDGLGLSVTGQQLEPDRAVLACRVVEPDQWCRRCGSEGAARDTVIRRLAHEPLGWRPTVLEVVVRRYRCADCGHVWRQDTSAAAEPRAKLSRTGLRWALEGIVVAHLTVARVAEGLGVAWDTANNAVLAEGKRLLINDPTRFEGVKVIGVDEHVWRHTRRGDKYVTVIIDLTPVRDGAGPARLLDMVEGRSKAAFKTWLADRDDAFRDAVEVVAMDGFTGFKTAAAEEIPDAVTVMDPFHVVRLAGDALDRCRRRVQLAIHGHRGFRDDPLYKSRRTLHTGADLLTDKQSDRLRALFVDDAHVEVEATWGVYQRMIAAYRHEDRQRGRELMEKLITDLSAGVPKVLTELTTLGRTLKKRAADVLAYFERPGTSNGPTEALNGRLEHLRGSALGFRNLTNYIARSLLETGGFRPQLLHPRLG from the coding sequence GTGTCCGACGCTACCCCGCCTGCCGGCTTCGGCCGCCCTGACCTGACCGCCTTCGCTCGACTCGACGGCCTCGGTCTGAGCGTGACCGGACAACAACTTGAGCCGGATCGTGCGGTCCTCGCGTGCCGCGTGGTGGAACCAGATCAGTGGTGCCGACGGTGCGGCAGCGAAGGCGCTGCTCGTGACACCGTGATCCGGCGGTTGGCCCACGAGCCGCTGGGCTGGCGACCGACCGTGCTGGAAGTTGTAGTGCGCCGCTACCGCTGTGCCGACTGCGGACACGTGTGGCGCCAAGACACCAGCGCCGCGGCGGAGCCACGCGCGAAGCTCTCGCGCACCGGGCTGCGGTGGGCGCTGGAAGGGATCGTGGTCGCACACCTCACCGTCGCCCGTGTCGCCGAGGGACTCGGGGTCGCGTGGGACACCGCCAACAACGCGGTCCTGGCTGAAGGCAAGCGGCTGCTGATCAACGACCCCACGCGGTTCGAGGGCGTGAAGGTCATTGGCGTCGATGAGCACGTCTGGCGCCACACCAGGCGTGGCGACAAGTACGTCACCGTGATCATCGACCTCACCCCGGTTCGCGATGGCGCCGGCCCAGCAAGGCTGCTGGACATGGTCGAGGGCCGGTCGAAGGCGGCGTTCAAGACCTGGCTCGCCGACCGCGACGACGCCTTCCGTGACGCGGTCGAGGTGGTCGCGATGGACGGCTTCACCGGGTTCAAGACCGCCGCTGCAGAGGAGATCCCGGACGCGGTCACGGTGATGGATCCCTTCCACGTCGTGCGCCTGGCCGGTGACGCCCTCGACAGGTGCCGGCGCCGGGTCCAACTCGCGATCCACGGGCACCGTGGGTTCAGGGACGACCCGCTCTACAAGTCGCGGCGCACGCTGCACACCGGCGCGGACCTGCTCACCGACAAGCAGAGCGACAGGCTACGCGCGCTGTTCGTTGATGACGCTCACGTCGAGGTCGAGGCGACCTGGGGTGTCTACCAGCGCATGATCGCCGCCTATCGCCACGAGGACCGGCAACGTGGCCGCGAGCTCATGGAGAAGCTGATCACCGACCTCAGCGCCGGCGTCCCCAAGGTGCTCACCGAGCTCACCACCCTGGGCCGGACCCTGAAGAAGCGAGCCGCTGACGTGCTCGCCTACTTCGAACGACCCGGCACCAGCAACGGGCCGACCGAGGCGCTCAACGGACGGCTCGAACACCTGCGCGGCTCCGCACTCGGGTTCCGCAACCTGACCAACTACATCGCCCGAAGCCTGCTCGAGACCGGCGGCTTCAGACCCCAACTCCTACACCCCCGATTGGGATGA
- a CDS encoding DGQHR domain-containing protein produces the protein MTLPPPGKLIRDHLLPSKNVPAEIRRRLSPYQFETVAPTRIPEMQDEGWVLDKRNKRTVRMRKPKAHDVAFEDRVWATFARLGFWSLNKDRTFTLNYGSGESERQQIDVFAADDDVILVVECKSASETKQGQFKKEIEAIQGRRAGILRAIKAEYKHHKVKFVLATNNYGVTKLIAERIASADIIHMSDDVIDYYLGLAEHLGEAARFQLLGNLFAGQKIPNLNQEVVAIEASMGGHKYYSFSIEPDRLLKLGYILHRSKANSSLMPTYQRLIKKARLKNVAQFVELGGYFPNSLVLSLEGGARGLQFDPFPMHPGQTRAGILHLPQTFRAAYVIDGQHRLYGYSSSSRAANDLIPVVAFVSLSRSDQMRLFMQINENQQAVPKNLRNTLNADLLYASDDLREQAKALKLVLAQRLGEDKVSPLYGRVQVGEDAKTPLRCLTIDAVARGVERGGFIGTFTKTEVKEIGTFYRGTNDSTGDALFDYLTLALGRIRDNLDRQYKLGSAEGGFVFINNGIESIVRILGDVVVHLAQSDDYDPRQKAPGELYADAAPYLDSMIDHIEGLDPAEALQYRQLYGSGAGTKYWRRLQQAINEARPEFDPPGLAEYLRDAEKQFNDEARDMIDALEAFMKDDIRKRLQDKYGADWFKDGVPRKLKLEAGKMMIERNLDRSAGQEITEWDCLYIVDYRDIMTQTHELWRELFEKRYTPPGDEQKSGGWRARSDWVVAASRLRNDVHHQRPISVDDHEFLTTLHTWLVKGQTDNDL, from the coding sequence ATGACGCTCCCGCCTCCCGGTAAGTTGATCCGCGACCACCTGCTGCCATCGAAGAACGTGCCGGCGGAGATCCGCCGAAGGCTTTCGCCCTACCAGTTCGAGACTGTCGCACCAACGCGGATCCCGGAGATGCAAGACGAGGGCTGGGTGCTCGACAAGCGCAACAAGCGCACGGTGCGCATGCGCAAACCGAAGGCGCACGACGTGGCGTTCGAGGACCGAGTCTGGGCCACGTTCGCCAGGCTCGGATTCTGGTCGCTGAACAAGGACCGGACCTTCACGCTCAATTACGGGTCGGGCGAGAGTGAACGCCAGCAGATCGATGTGTTTGCTGCCGACGATGATGTGATCCTGGTCGTTGAGTGCAAGTCCGCATCGGAGACCAAGCAAGGACAGTTCAAGAAGGAGATCGAAGCGATCCAAGGCCGGCGGGCCGGCATCCTCCGGGCGATCAAGGCCGAGTACAAGCACCACAAGGTCAAATTTGTCCTCGCAACCAACAACTACGGCGTGACGAAGTTGATCGCCGAGCGGATCGCTTCGGCGGACATAATCCACATGAGCGACGACGTGATCGACTACTACCTCGGGCTCGCCGAACATCTGGGAGAGGCGGCGCGCTTCCAACTGCTGGGAAACCTATTTGCAGGGCAGAAGATCCCGAACCTGAATCAGGAGGTGGTCGCGATCGAGGCCTCGATGGGCGGCCACAAATACTACTCGTTCTCAATCGAGCCTGACCGGCTCCTCAAGCTCGGGTACATCCTCCATCGCAGCAAGGCGAACTCGAGCCTGATGCCGACCTACCAGCGGTTGATCAAGAAGGCAAGACTGAAGAACGTCGCTCAGTTCGTCGAACTGGGCGGATACTTCCCCAACTCCCTTGTCCTGAGTCTTGAGGGCGGCGCGCGGGGACTTCAATTTGATCCGTTCCCGATGCATCCCGGCCAGACACGCGCCGGGATCCTCCACCTGCCTCAGACGTTCCGCGCCGCCTATGTGATCGACGGTCAGCACCGCTTGTACGGCTATTCATCGAGTTCGAGAGCAGCGAACGACCTGATCCCCGTGGTTGCGTTCGTGTCCCTCAGTCGTTCGGACCAGATGCGGCTCTTCATGCAGATCAACGAGAACCAGCAGGCGGTGCCGAAGAACCTCCGGAACACCCTGAATGCGGACCTCCTGTACGCATCCGACGACCTTCGCGAGCAGGCGAAGGCACTCAAGTTGGTCCTCGCGCAGAGGCTCGGTGAGGACAAGGTCTCGCCGCTGTATGGGCGGGTACAGGTTGGCGAAGATGCAAAGACTCCGTTGCGATGCCTCACGATCGATGCCGTAGCACGCGGCGTCGAGCGTGGCGGATTCATCGGGACTTTCACCAAGACCGAGGTGAAAGAAATCGGCACCTTCTACCGCGGCACGAACGATTCGACGGGCGATGCGCTGTTCGATTACCTAACGCTCGCGCTCGGCCGCATTCGGGACAATCTGGATCGTCAATACAAGTTAGGCAGCGCCGAAGGTGGCTTCGTATTCATCAACAACGGCATTGAGTCGATCGTCCGTATACTGGGCGATGTGGTTGTTCACCTAGCCCAAAGCGATGACTATGACCCACGGCAAAAGGCGCCCGGCGAGCTCTACGCGGATGCGGCGCCCTACCTGGACTCGATGATCGATCACATTGAGGGACTGGACCCGGCCGAGGCGCTTCAGTATCGCCAGCTCTACGGCTCGGGCGCGGGAACCAAGTACTGGCGCCGGCTGCAGCAGGCAATCAACGAGGCCAGGCCAGAGTTCGACCCGCCCGGGCTCGCCGAGTACCTGCGAGACGCAGAGAAGCAGTTCAACGACGAGGCGCGCGACATGATCGACGCCCTTGAGGCCTTCATGAAGGACGACATCCGCAAGCGGCTCCAGGACAAGTACGGCGCGGATTGGTTCAAGGATGGCGTTCCGCGGAAACTCAAGCTGGAAGCCGGAAAGATGATGATCGAGCGAAACCTGGACCGCAGCGCCGGACAAGAGATAACCGAGTGGGACTGCCTGTACATAGTCGACTACCGCGACATCATGACTCAGACACACGAGCTGTGGCGCGAACTATTCGAGAAGCGCTACACGCCGCCGGGCGACGAGCAGAAGTCCGGAGGCTGGCGAGCACGCTCCGACTGGGTCGTCGCCGCAAGCCGTCTTCGGAACGACGTGCACCATCAGCGCCCTATCTCCGTCGACGATCACGAATTCCTGACCACGCTCCACACGTGGCTCGTCAAGGGGCAGACGGACAATGACCTCTGA
- a CDS encoding DNA adenine methylase, with the protein MSLAAPEPAGAPHTWSHVGLPPFLRWAGGKRWLVSFVEELTSPAQVRRYHEPFAGGAAVFFGIDFGGRSYLSDLNADLIETYAAVQASPDDVWERLRGYRNTEGDYYAVRAARPRKPVNRAARFIFLNHTSFNGLYRVNLRGEYNVPFGYKPSDNRPTLQQLRSASSRLKSATLAVADFSAALENVGEGDLVFLDPPYTVAHNSNGFVKYNDQLFRFADQQRLSVLIDHIRDRNAYYVMTNAAHISIADLFEKGDRRVETSRKNNVGGRSAARGRATEYLFTNLPVA; encoded by the coding sequence GTGTCGTTGGCAGCGCCGGAACCAGCAGGAGCGCCGCACACCTGGTCGCACGTCGGCCTACCTCCGTTTCTGCGCTGGGCGGGCGGAAAGCGTTGGCTCGTTTCGTTCGTCGAAGAATTGACCTCACCGGCGCAGGTCCGGCGATACCACGAGCCATTCGCGGGCGGTGCAGCTGTCTTCTTCGGGATCGACTTCGGGGGACGCTCGTACCTCTCTGATCTGAACGCGGATCTCATCGAGACATACGCCGCGGTTCAGGCATCGCCCGATGACGTGTGGGAGCGACTGCGCGGCTACCGCAATACGGAAGGGGACTACTACGCCGTCAGGGCTGCCCGGCCGCGGAAGCCCGTGAACCGCGCAGCCCGATTCATCTTCCTCAACCACACATCGTTCAACGGGCTGTATCGCGTCAACCTGCGCGGTGAGTACAACGTCCCGTTCGGGTACAAGCCGTCCGACAACCGGCCGACATTACAGCAACTGAGGTCGGCGAGTTCGCGCCTGAAGTCAGCAACGCTCGCTGTCGCCGACTTCTCGGCGGCACTTGAAAACGTTGGCGAGGGCGATCTCGTGTTCCTCGACCCGCCGTACACAGTCGCCCACAACAGCAATGGATTCGTGAAGTACAACGACCAGCTGTTCCGGTTCGCGGACCAACAGCGCCTGAGCGTCCTGATCGATCACATTCGAGACCGGAACGCGTACTACGTGATGACGAACGCGGCGCATATATCGATCGCCGATCTGTTCGAGAAAGGGGACCGACGTGTGGAGACGAGCCGTAAGAACAACGTTGGCGGGAGGTCGGCCGCTCGCGGTCGCGCGACGGAATACCTTTTCACGAATCTGCCGGTCGCATGA
- a CDS encoding WD40/YVTN/BNR-like repeat-containing protein, giving the protein MRRTAAVLLTLALSFATVPAYAHPAEPAADRGAGLDWAQTVLDSDQSFRGLDAVSRRTAWVTGESTTDGPGSVWRTTDGGDSWQNVSPPESDGLLFRDVEALGARSAVVLAIGPGEASRIYRTADAGKTWHETFRNRTEQAFFNCVDFYPGGRRGLAVSDPVDGKFRILSTDDGGRSWSVQSPAGMPDSTGEANFSASGDCLVIRGHNAWFGSGGSAARVFRSSDLGRTWTASDSTIPAGEAAGVFGLAFRTPWQGVAVGGDFDAPADGGDASAYTGHERTWTNGGDLAHLGEDAAWVSVLPGTLVVVGESGDTAGSSISHDGGRSWTEFSKAGFHTLDCTIDFSCWAAGGDGRVGRLQWRPGGIGAQ; this is encoded by the coding sequence ATGCGCCGAACAGCTGCTGTGCTCCTGACCCTTGCCCTGTCCTTCGCCACGGTTCCCGCGTACGCCCACCCCGCCGAACCCGCAGCGGACCGCGGCGCCGGGCTCGACTGGGCCCAGACCGTGCTCGACTCCGACCAGAGCTTCCGCGGCCTGGATGCGGTCTCCCGTCGTACGGCCTGGGTGACGGGCGAGAGTACGACCGACGGGCCCGGCTCGGTGTGGCGAACCACTGACGGCGGTGACAGCTGGCAGAACGTCAGCCCTCCCGAGAGCGACGGGTTGTTGTTCCGCGACGTGGAGGCGCTCGGTGCGCGCTCGGCCGTCGTGCTCGCCATCGGCCCGGGCGAAGCCTCTCGGATCTATCGCACCGCCGACGCCGGCAAGACATGGCACGAGACGTTCCGCAATCGTACGGAGCAGGCGTTCTTCAACTGTGTCGACTTCTACCCGGGCGGTCGACGCGGCTTGGCGGTCAGCGATCCGGTCGACGGGAAGTTCCGGATCCTGTCCACCGACGACGGCGGACGGTCGTGGAGCGTGCAGTCGCCCGCCGGGATGCCGGACTCGACCGGCGAGGCCAACTTCTCCGCCAGCGGCGACTGTCTGGTGATCCGCGGCCACAACGCATGGTTCGGCTCGGGCGGCAGCGCGGCGCGCGTGTTCCGGTCGAGCGATCTGGGACGCACCTGGACGGCGTCGGACTCGACCATTCCGGCCGGCGAGGCGGCCGGCGTCTTCGGCCTGGCGTTCCGGACACCGTGGCAGGGCGTCGCGGTCGGCGGTGACTTCGACGCGCCGGCGGACGGGGGCGACGCCTCGGCGTACACCGGGCACGAACGTACGTGGACCAACGGTGGCGACCTCGCCCACCTAGGCGAGGACGCCGCCTGGGTGTCCGTGCTCCCCGGCACTCTGGTCGTCGTCGGCGAGTCGGGCGATACCGCCGGCAGCAGCATCAGCCATGACGGCGGACGCAGCTGGACGGAGTTCAGCAAGGCCGGATTCCACACGCTCGACTGCACGATCGACTTCTCCTGCTGGGCAGCCGGCGGCGACGGCCGCGTCGGCCGGCTCCAGTGGCGCCCTGGAGGTATCGGCGCTCAGTAG
- a CDS encoding HepT-like ribonuclease domain-containing protein, translating to MNARDLAALREIIRLCDVAANLTARGHDWYTGDPDNVPGLAGESLIIKVGENVARLSAETIAHHPDVPWADIKRMRDRLAHRYDATDYAVVWTTLSADLPTIRSYLKSATS from the coding sequence ATGAACGCAAGGGACCTCGCGGCACTACGCGAGATCATTCGCCTCTGTGACGTTGCCGCGAACCTGACGGCGCGCGGACACGACTGGTACACGGGCGACCCTGACAACGTGCCCGGCCTCGCCGGGGAGTCGTTGATCATCAAGGTCGGCGAGAACGTCGCCCGGCTCAGCGCCGAGACCATCGCCCATCACCCGGACGTACCGTGGGCGGACATCAAGCGGATGCGCGATCGCCTCGCACACCGGTACGACGCGACGGACTACGCCGTCGTGTGGACCACCTTGTCCGCCGACCTCCCGACGATCCGTTCATACCTCAAATCGGCGACGTCGTAG